The region ACGTGCTGGACCGGCGATGATCCCGGTCCCGTCCGCCGCCCGGGTGTGGATCGCGGCCGGCCACACCGACATGCGTCGCGGCATGAACGGCCTAACGCTGCTGGTGCAGGAAGGCCTCAAGCGCGATCCGTTCGCGGGCGACCTGTATGTGTTCCGGGGCCGGCGCGGCGACCTGATCAAGTGCCTGTGGCACGACGGGCTCGGCCTGTCGCTCTACGCCAAGCGCCTGGAACGGGGCCGGTTCGTGTGGCCGTCCATGGCGGGCGACAGCGTGACCATATCTCCCGCGCAGCTTGGATACTTACTCGAAGGGATAGACTGGCGCCACCCACAGCAGACTTGGCGGCCGAGCCGGGCAGGATGAGCCCTGGACTGTTATCAACACTATCGATGCCCATCGATCTGGCGTTACCTGAAGATCTGTGATCGGATCTGCTCATGGCGAAGCGGCCCAAGTCCGAAAAGATCGACGTCGAGGCGCTGCGCGCAGCCCTGGTGGCCGCCGAACTCCGAGCCGACCAGGCCACGGAGCGCGCCGATGAGGCCCGGGCCGCAGCCGATCGCGCCGAGGCCGAGGCGGCCGCGGTGAAGGCGCAGCTGTCGGGCGACGCGGCGCTGATCGCCCACCTGCGGCTGGAGATCGCCAGGCTCAACCGGACCCTCTACGGCCAGCGCTCGGAGCGCACGCAGCGCCTCATCGACCAGTACGAGCTGCAACTCGAGGAGCTCGAGGCCTCGGCGGCCGCCGACGCCCTCGCGGCCGAGAAGGCCGCCGCCAAGGCCGCGATGCCGGCGCCGACGGAGCGTCGCAAGCCTTCGCGCCAGCCTTTCCCGGCCCACCTGCCGCGCGTGCGCGTCGTGGTGCCGGGCCCGGGCGCCTGCCCGTGCTGCGGGGATACGCGCCTGTCGAAGCTGGGCGAGGACGTCACCGAGACGCTGGAGGTGGTGCCGCGGAGCTGGACCGTGATCCAGACCGTGCGCGAACGCTTCTCCTGCCGCGCCTGCGAGAGCATCACCCAGCCGCCCGCGCCCTTCCACGCCGTGCCGCGCGCATGGGCTGGGCCGAGCCTGCTCGCCATGGTGCTGTTCGAGAAGTACGGCCAGCACCAGCCGCTGAACCGGCAGGCCGAGCGCTACGCCCGCGAAGGCGTTCCCCCCAGCCTGTCGACGCTGGCCGGTCAGGTGGGCGCCTGCGCGGCGGTGTTGGAGCCGCTGTTCCGGCTCATCGCGGCCCACGTCATGACGGCGGGGCGCCTGCACGGCGACGACACCACAGTGCCGGTGCTGGCCAAGGGCAAGACCAGCACGGGCCGCGTGTGGGTCTACGTGCGCGACGACCGGCCCTTCGGCGGCGCCGATCCCCCGGCGGCCCTGTTCCACTTCTCGCCCGACCGCCGGGGCGAGCACCCACAGGCGCATCTGGCGAACTGGACCGGGGTGCTGCAAGCCGACGCCTACGGGGGCTATGGCAGGCTCTACGAGGGCGGGCGCAAGCCTGCGCCGATCACCGAGGCCGCGTGCTGGGCTCACGCGCGGCGCAAATTCTTCGAGATCGCCGACATCGAGGCCGCGGCGCGCCAGAGGGCCAGGAAGAAGGTGGCGGTGATCGCGCCGCTGGCGCTCGAAGCCGTGCGACGCATGGACGAGCTATTCGCCATCGAGCGCGAGGTGAACGGCCGTCCTGCAGCCGAGCGGCTGGCCGTGAGACGCGAACGCTCCGCGCCCATCGTGACGGCCTTGGAGGGCTGGATGCGCACCGAGCGCGCCCGCGTGCCGCGGGGCTCCGAGGTAGCGAAGGCGATGGACTACATGCTGGAGCGCTGGCCGTCCTTCGCCCGCTTCCTCGACGACGGGCGCGTGTGCATGACGAACAATGCCTCGGAGCGGGCCCTGCGCGGCTTGGCCCTCGGCCGCAAGGCGTGGCTGTTCGCCGGCTCGGATCGCGGCGGCCAGCGGGCGGCGTT is a window of Lichenibacterium dinghuense DNA encoding:
- the tnpC gene encoding IS66 family transposase, whose product is MAKRPKSEKIDVEALRAALVAAELRADQATERADEARAAADRAEAEAAAVKAQLSGDAALIAHLRLEIARLNRTLYGQRSERTQRLIDQYELQLEELEASAAADALAAEKAAAKAAMPAPTERRKPSRQPFPAHLPRVRVVVPGPGACPCCGDTRLSKLGEDVTETLEVVPRSWTVIQTVRERFSCRACESITQPPAPFHAVPRAWAGPSLLAMVLFEKYGQHQPLNRQAERYAREGVPPSLSTLAGQVGACAAVLEPLFRLIAAHVMTAGRLHGDDTTVPVLAKGKTSTGRVWVYVRDDRPFGGADPPAALFHFSPDRRGEHPQAHLANWTGVLQADAYGGYGRLYEGGRKPAPITEAACWAHARRKFFEIADIEAAARQRARKKVAVIAPLALEAVRRMDELFAIEREVNGRPAAERLAVRRERSAPIVTALEGWMRTERARVPRGSEVAKAMDYMLERWPSFARFLDDGRVCMTNNASERALRGLALGRKAWLFAGSDRGGQRAAFFNSLIVTAKLNDVDPQAWLADVLGRIASHPAQSLGELLPWNWRPIPTETPSLDAAA
- the tnpB gene encoding IS66 family insertion sequence element accessory protein TnpB (TnpB, as the term is used for proteins encoded by IS66 family insertion elements, is considered an accessory protein, since TnpC, encoded by a neighboring gene, is a DDE family transposase.); translated protein: MIPVPSAARVWIAAGHTDMRRGMNGLTLLVQEGLKRDPFAGDLYVFRGRRGDLIKCLWHDGLGLSLYAKRLERGRFVWPSMAGDSVTISPAQLGYLLEGIDWRHPQQTWRPSRAG